A window of Malania oleifera isolate guangnan ecotype guangnan chromosome 5, ASM2987363v1, whole genome shotgun sequence contains these coding sequences:
- the LOC131155718 gene encoding mediator of RNA polymerase II transcription subunit 28 isoform X2: protein MADRQPLDQQHSLDPPQLQSSPSPPPREDMIACVMALEAALLPCLPARELQAIDRSPHPSHQIDVERHARDFMEAAKKLQLYFIGLQCEDQPTKAEMLRKEIATMEEELKMKTRIVEKQERLIQGWRKELKDQLDKHNTELERV from the exons ATGGCAGACCGACAACCGCTCGATCAGCAGCATTCGCTTGATCCTCCTCAGTTGCAATCGTCACCATCTCCACCACCAAGAGAAGACATGATTGCATGTGTGATGGCATTAGAAGCTGCTTTGCTTCCATGCTTGCCTGCTAGAGAGCTCCAAGCAATTGACCGTTCTCCTCATCCTTCTCATCAGA TTGACGTGGAGAGGCATGCCAGAGATTTTATGGAGGCTGCCAAGAAGCTTCAACTGTATTTTATTGGTCTACAATGCGAGGATCAGCCTACCAAAGCAGAAATGCTTAGGAAG GAGATTGCTACGATGGAAGAAGAGCTGAAGATGAAGACACGGATTGTGGAGAAGCAGGAAAGATTGATCCAAGGCTGGAGGAAGGAGTTGAAAGACCAACTGGATAAGCACAACACAGAGTTAGAGAGGGTGTAG
- the LOC131155718 gene encoding mediator of RNA polymerase II transcription subunit 28 isoform X1 has product MADRQPLDQQHSLDPPQLQSSPSPPPREDMIACVMALEAALLPCLPARELQAIDRSPHPSHQNNYFLIGSVDVERHARDFMEAAKKLQLYFIGLQCEDQPTKAEMLRKEIATMEEELKMKTRIVEKQERLIQGWRKELKDQLDKHNTELERV; this is encoded by the exons ATGGCAGACCGACAACCGCTCGATCAGCAGCATTCGCTTGATCCTCCTCAGTTGCAATCGTCACCATCTCCACCACCAAGAGAAGACATGATTGCATGTGTGATGGCATTAGAAGCTGCTTTGCTTCCATGCTTGCCTGCTAGAGAGCTCCAAGCAATTGACCGTTCTCCTCATCCTTCTCATCAGA ACAATTATTTTTTGATCGGTTCAGTTGACGTGGAGAGGCATGCCAGAGATTTTATGGAGGCTGCCAAGAAGCTTCAACTGTATTTTATTGGTCTACAATGCGAGGATCAGCCTACCAAAGCAGAAATGCTTAGGAAG GAGATTGCTACGATGGAAGAAGAGCTGAAGATGAAGACACGGATTGTGGAGAAGCAGGAAAGATTGATCCAAGGCTGGAGGAAGGAGTTGAAAGACCAACTGGATAAGCACAACACAGAGTTAGAGAGGGTGTAG